A region of Halalkaliarchaeum desulfuricum DNA encodes the following proteins:
- the malA gene encoding alpha-amylase MalA, whose translation MHHPGPPRFIGVGSTINLAPRDPDPSAEYEWSVGSAPKGSDASVGRDPVEQFTPDVPGTYEIRLDAPDGEHALTVRVFPTSRKPPLPVDDGDDETEGDGGDGGDGSASGVLSSGISGGVSGGVSGGISGGVNGLSGGEAGRSAGEFADVSDDVFHGGAGGRPRLRLDGRIEEEEVVLSATPKPAPGADVPAGGFAVEFLVDDRDPLSDSALTIEGHEARIDRADLPGYSRIHAVAVDPANDTYSVSDAVAIAPTEDGRVVVDRLNEPPAWSRSITLYEIYVRTFADGDEPTFEAITDRLPELAEFGVDCIWLTPVLQNDGFDHGYNITDFFSIADDLGTREEFEAFVDEAHDYGISVLFDLVLNHSAREHEFFRRAKAGDPEYRDWYEWESQEEDAPATYFDWPYIANFNFDNLHVRRHLLDVVDEWAPSVDGFRCDMAWAVPTSFWQEIRDRVKSHDREFLLLDETIPYVPEFHELCFDVHFDTTLYHNLRQIGHGEMPARAVVDAIRQRAETGFPDHAGFLQYMENHDETRFLEECGRPETEAAAGAIFTLPGIPLLYAGQEIGERTRRETISWADTDEELRSHYRALNDLRRERPALGPGGAFEPVEIDAVHDGVVAYAREADGERLVVVLNFAPMPEHVSLPGERVESIDLVSGSDVDTPSGDLRVESVAVVSAENQR comes from the coding sequence ATGCACCACCCCGGGCCCCCACGGTTTATCGGCGTCGGATCGACGATCAACCTCGCCCCCAGGGATCCCGATCCTTCGGCGGAGTACGAGTGGTCCGTCGGGAGCGCACCGAAGGGAAGCGACGCGAGCGTGGGACGCGATCCGGTCGAACAGTTTACACCCGACGTCCCCGGCACCTACGAGATTCGTCTCGACGCACCGGACGGCGAGCACGCGCTCACAGTGCGGGTGTTCCCGACGTCCCGGAAGCCGCCACTACCTGTCGACGATGGCGATGACGAGACCGAGGGTGACGGTGGCGACGGTGGTGACGGCAGCGCGAGCGGTGTTTTAAGTAGTGGGATAAGTGGTGGGGTGAGTGGCGGGGTGAGTGGTGGAATAAGTGGCGGCGTGAACGGTCTCTCGGGCGGGGAAGCCGGTCGCTCAGCAGGGGAATTCGCCGACGTTTCCGACGACGTGTTCCACGGCGGCGCGGGAGGGCGACCCAGACTTCGGCTCGACGGACGGATCGAGGAGGAGGAAGTCGTGCTTTCGGCGACGCCGAAGCCGGCGCCGGGGGCCGACGTTCCTGCCGGCGGATTCGCGGTCGAGTTCCTCGTCGACGACCGGGACCCGCTGTCGGATTCGGCCCTGACGATCGAGGGCCACGAGGCACGGATCGACCGGGCGGATCTCCCGGGGTACAGTCGGATCCATGCGGTTGCGGTGGATCCCGCAAACGACACCTACAGCGTGTCGGACGCGGTGGCAATAGCACCGACGGAGGACGGGCGGGTAGTCGTGGATCGACTCAACGAGCCGCCGGCGTGGAGTCGGTCGATTACGCTGTACGAGATCTACGTCCGGACGTTCGCCGACGGCGACGAGCCGACGTTCGAGGCGATCACAGACCGGCTCCCGGAACTCGCCGAGTTCGGGGTAGACTGCATCTGGTTGACGCCGGTGCTCCAGAACGACGGGTTCGATCACGGCTACAACATCACCGACTTCTTTTCGATCGCCGACGACCTGGGTACCCGGGAGGAGTTCGAGGCGTTCGTCGACGAGGCTCACGACTACGGGATCTCGGTGCTGTTCGACCTGGTGCTCAACCACTCCGCCCGCGAGCACGAGTTCTTCAGGCGCGCGAAAGCGGGAGATCCGGAGTATCGCGACTGGTACGAGTGGGAAAGCCAGGAGGAAGACGCCCCGGCCACCTACTTCGACTGGCCGTACATCGCGAACTTCAACTTCGACAACCTCCACGTGCGGCGGCACCTGCTCGACGTCGTCGACGAGTGGGCGCCGTCCGTCGACGGGTTCCGGTGTGACATGGCGTGGGCAGTACCCACGAGCTTCTGGCAGGAGATCCGCGACCGGGTGAAGTCCCACGACCGCGAGTTCCTGTTGCTCGACGAGACGATTCCGTACGTTCCCGAGTTCCACGAGCTCTGTTTCGACGTCCATTTCGACACCACGCTGTATCACAACCTGCGGCAGATCGGCCACGGCGAGATGCCCGCCCGGGCGGTGGTGGACGCGATCCGACAACGCGCCGAGACCGGCTTTCCGGACCACGCTGGATTCCTCCAGTACATGGAGAACCACGACGAGACTCGATTCCTCGAGGAGTGTGGTCGCCCTGAAACGGAGGCGGCCGCGGGTGCGATCTTCACGCTCCCCGGGATTCCGCTCCTGTATGCCGGCCAGGAGATCGGCGAGCGAACCCGCCGCGAGACGATTTCCTGGGCGGACACGGACGAGGAGCTCCGGAGCCACTACCGGGCGCTGAACGACCTCAGGCGGGAGCGCCCCGCGCTCGGTCCCGGCGGCGCGTTCGAGCCCGTCGAGATCGATGCCGTCCACGACGGCGTGGTGGCGTACGCTCGCGAAGCTGACGGCGAGCGGCTCGTCGTGGTGTTGAATTTCGCACCGATGCCCGAACACGTCAGTCTTCCCGGCGAGAGGGTCGAATCGATAGATCTCGTGTCGGGCTCCGACGTCGATACGCCATCGGGGGACCTCCGTGTCGAGAGCGTCGCCGTTGTTTCCGCCGAGAACCAGCGTTGA
- a CDS encoding alpha-amylase family protein: MTDTAWLDDATIYTLDVKTFYDSDGDGWGDFRGLIEKLEYIDDLGVDCLWIRPFYPSPLRDNGYDVADYYAVDDRLGTVEDFSEFTDRAHDRGIRVLTDLVFNHTSIDHEWFQQARRDPESEYRDYYLWTDDVENAYNTFNIFPEHEDGVWSYDDVAGEHYFHQFFHHQPDLNVRNPEVREEFHDVLRFWLRQGADGFRIDAAHPMLMPKGHDGGTLEEPIELFTELKRVVSEEKSEAILLAEADDQPEKLPYYFGDGEAFDLQFNFVMNAHLTYAIGIEDTWPLYRAHEIVPDVEGVGKWANFLRNHDEWNLLKLPEEAFHHAREAFGDDAGDSWIFERGHRLRLAEIYDNDLDRVAMAHSMLLSLPDVPVLLAGDEIGMGSDPSLHEREAVRTPMQWDDSEYAGFSTSDPGNVHNPVIDDGEYSYERVNVADQLDDPGSLLSQVRQLVDARSQCPEIVDGIYSVVDVDRDDVWIHRFDHGDNLLVCAHNLADEPREVTCAFEPPEDVSTAIVGEGDYRVDGGELTVDLGGCDYVWIRADKWGKRTPKPGEVLSLNR; encoded by the coding sequence ATGACCGACACCGCCTGGCTCGACGACGCAACTATCTACACGCTCGATGTGAAGACGTTCTACGACAGCGACGGCGACGGCTGGGGGGATTTCCGGGGACTCATCGAGAAGCTCGAGTACATCGACGATCTCGGGGTCGACTGCCTGTGGATCCGGCCGTTCTACCCCAGTCCGCTCCGGGACAACGGCTACGACGTCGCCGACTACTACGCCGTCGACGACCGTCTGGGGACGGTCGAGGACTTCAGCGAGTTCACCGATCGGGCACACGACCGGGGCATCCGTGTGCTCACCGATCTCGTCTTCAACCACACCTCGATCGACCACGAGTGGTTCCAGCAGGCCCGTCGGGATCCCGAGTCGGAATACCGTGACTACTACCTGTGGACCGACGACGTCGAGAACGCCTACAACACGTTCAACATCTTCCCCGAACACGAGGACGGCGTCTGGTCGTACGACGATGTCGCCGGCGAACACTACTTCCATCAGTTCTTCCACCACCAGCCCGACCTGAACGTCCGAAATCCCGAGGTCCGGGAGGAATTTCACGACGTCCTCCGGTTCTGGCTCCGCCAGGGCGCCGACGGGTTCCGGATCGACGCCGCCCACCCGATGTTGATGCCCAAGGGACACGATGGCGGGACGCTCGAGGAACCGATCGAACTGTTCACGGAACTGAAACGGGTCGTCAGCGAGGAGAAGTCCGAAGCGATCCTGCTCGCGGAGGCGGACGATCAACCCGAGAAGCTTCCCTACTACTTCGGGGACGGAGAGGCGTTCGACCTGCAGTTCAACTTCGTGATGAACGCCCACCTCACCTACGCCATCGGGATCGAAGACACCTGGCCGCTCTACCGTGCCCACGAGATCGTCCCCGACGTCGAGGGGGTCGGCAAGTGGGCGAACTTCCTGCGCAATCACGACGAGTGGAACCTGTTGAAGCTCCCCGAGGAGGCGTTCCACCACGCCCGCGAGGCGTTCGGCGACGACGCGGGCGACTCGTGGATCTTCGAACGCGGCCATCGCCTCCGGCTCGCCGAGATCTACGACAACGATCTTGACCGCGTGGCGATGGCTCACAGCATGTTGCTGTCGCTGCCCGACGTCCCGGTGTTGCTCGCAGGCGACGAGATCGGAATGGGGTCGGATCCCTCACTACACGAGCGGGAGGCGGTCCGAACGCCGATGCAGTGGGACGACTCGGAGTACGCCGGCTTCTCGACGTCCGATCCCGGGAACGTGCACAACCCCGTCATCGACGACGGCGAGTACAGCTACGAGCGAGTCAACGTCGCCGACCAACTGGACGATCCCGGATCGTTGCTTTCGCAGGTCAGACAACTCGTCGACGCCCGGAGCCAGTGTCCGGAGATCGTCGACGGGATCTACTCGGTCGTCGACGTCGACCGCGACGACGTCTGGATCCACCGTTTCGATCACGGAGACAACCTGCTCGTATGTGCACACAACCTCGCGGACGAACCGAGGGAAGTCACCTGCGCGTTCGAACCCCCAGAGGACGTTTCAACGGCGATCGTCGGGGAGGGCGACTATCGCGTCGACGGGGGCGAATTGACCGTCGACCTCGGCGGCTGCGACTACGTCTGGATTCGCGCCGACAAGTGGGGCAAGCGAACCCCCAAACCAGGCGAGGTGCTGTCGCTGAATCGGTGA
- a CDS encoding Lrp/AsnC family transcriptional regulator: MDDLDRRILNILRRDARTPYTEIAESVGTSEGTVRNRVERMTEEGIIERFTVTTRTGNVKAMVEISVAMDVDTAGVSERMADWPEVDYVWQVSGEEDVVLIVDAVDTRAVNELISQAREMDEVKSTKTRLILDERLG, encoded by the coding sequence ATGGACGACCTCGATCGTCGCATCCTGAACATCCTCCGGCGTGACGCTCGAACGCCGTACACGGAGATCGCAGAGTCGGTCGGTACCTCCGAAGGAACCGTTCGCAACCGGGTCGAACGCATGACAGAGGAGGGTATCATCGAACGGTTCACGGTCACAACCCGGACGGGGAACGTGAAGGCGATGGTCGAAATCTCGGTGGCGATGGACGTCGACACCGCCGGCGTGTCAGAGCGGATGGCCGACTGGCCGGAGGTCGACTACGTCTGGCAGGTGTCCGGCGAGGAGGACGTCGTGTTGATCGTCGACGCGGTCGATACTCGCGCAGTGAACGAACTGATCTCCCAGGCGCGGGAGATGGACGAGGTGAAAAGCACCAAAACGCGACTGATTCTCGACGAGCGCCTCGGTTGA
- the carA gene encoding glutamine-hydrolyzing carbamoyl-phosphate synthase small subunit, giving the protein MSGAYLALADGRVFEARSRSPGRTRGELVFTTAYTGYEESLTDPSYEEQILTFSYPLIGNYGVRAERFESDRVHPRAAIAREFTDEVAAWLADEGVPAIDHLDTRELVTTVREEGAMRCGIAAGPDATPEDAREELANAKDMSEHVDIGSQVSVSSKTTYHGGGEYDVALVDCGVKGSIVDSLTARGADVHVFPYDADGSDVAAVDPDLLFVSNGPGDPANFQQAQSLVESFVGDVPIAGICLGQQIVARAFGGTTEKMRFGHRGVNQPVRDLRTDQVVMTTQNHGYTVDEVGDLEVTQVNVNDGTVEGLECTESNVITRQYHPEANPGPHDSLGFFDDVLELGECRIPVAAD; this is encoded by the coding sequence ATGTCGGGCGCCTACCTCGCGCTGGCCGACGGACGCGTGTTCGAAGCACGTTCCCGTTCGCCGGGGCGTACCCGTGGCGAACTGGTGTTTACGACTGCCTATACGGGGTACGAAGAGTCGCTTACGGACCCCTCGTACGAAGAGCAGATCCTCACGTTCTCGTACCCCCTGATCGGTAACTACGGCGTCCGAGCGGAGCGGTTCGAGTCCGACCGCGTCCATCCCCGTGCCGCGATCGCCCGCGAATTCACCGACGAGGTGGCCGCGTGGCTCGCCGATGAGGGCGTCCCGGCGATCGATCACCTCGATACACGCGAACTGGTGACGACCGTCCGGGAGGAGGGGGCGATGCGGTGCGGGATCGCCGCCGGTCCGGACGCGACGCCGGAGGACGCACGCGAGGAGCTCGCGAACGCAAAGGACATGAGCGAGCACGTGGACATCGGCTCGCAAGTGAGCGTCTCCTCGAAGACGACGTACCACGGCGGCGGCGAGTACGACGTTGCGCTCGTCGACTGCGGCGTCAAGGGCTCTATCGTCGACTCGCTTACCGCCCGTGGGGCGGACGTCCACGTCTTCCCGTACGACGCAGACGGGTCCGACGTTGCGGCCGTCGATCCGGATCTCCTGTTCGTCTCGAACGGGCCGGGCGACCCGGCGAACTTCCAGCAGGCCCAGTCGCTCGTTGAATCGTTCGTCGGCGACGTACCGATCGCGGGGATCTGTCTGGGACAGCAGATCGTCGCCCGGGCGTTCGGCGGCACCACCGAGAAGATGCGGTTCGGTCACCGCGGGGTCAACCAGCCGGTCCGTGACCTCCGCACCGATCAGGTCGTGATGACGACCCAGAACCACGGCTACACCGTCGACGAAGTCGGCGATCTCGAGGTGACACAGGTGAACGTCAACGACGGTACCGTCGAAGGACTGGAGTGTACGGAGTCGAACGTCATCACCCGCCAGTACCACCCGGAGGCCAATCCGGGACCGCACGACTCGCTCGGCTTCTTCGACGACGTACTCGAACTGGGGGAGTGTCGAATCCCCGTTGCGGCGGATTGA
- the surE gene encoding 5'/3'-nucleotidase SurE has translation MTELLLTNDDGIDAPGIRAVYDALSTEYDVTVVAPATNQSGAGGARTWWESTLEYDEHELGYAVRGTPADCVAFAFAGLDLEPSLVVSGCNDGPNIGAHILGRSGTVGAAHEAALLSVPGIAVSLYDLSDLPPTNAVPSVDDFAVAADVTHRLVDRWLTDGPIEGADYLNVNVPAPASARNLGSTIGGTDRSESNWPPMRFTRPATGYDVTTVDPTDPEVTARGEAGIELRDRFWRSFLNLDVPDPVGTDRRAAVDGEISISPLSVGRPVSTDIVGETFALERDGSAASD, from the coding sequence ATGACCGAGCTCCTGCTCACGAACGACGACGGGATCGACGCCCCCGGGATTCGGGCGGTGTACGACGCCCTCTCGACGGAGTACGACGTGACGGTTGTCGCGCCGGCCACGAACCAGAGCGGCGCCGGCGGCGCTCGAACCTGGTGGGAGAGCACGCTCGAGTACGACGAGCACGAACTCGGATACGCCGTCCGAGGAACTCCCGCCGACTGCGTGGCGTTCGCGTTCGCTGGCCTCGATCTCGAGCCGTCCCTGGTCGTGTCCGGCTGCAACGACGGGCCGAACATCGGCGCACACATCCTCGGCCGGTCCGGGACGGTCGGCGCGGCCCACGAGGCGGCGCTGCTTTCGGTCCCCGGGATCGCGGTGTCGCTGTACGATCTCTCCGATCTACCCCCGACAAACGCCGTGCCGTCGGTCGACGACTTCGCGGTCGCTGCCGACGTCACCCATCGGCTCGTCGACCGGTGGCTCACGGACGGTCCGATCGAGGGTGCCGACTACCTGAACGTGAACGTGCCCGCCCCCGCCTCGGCGCGGAACCTCGGCAGTACCATCGGTGGAACGGATAGATCGGAATCGAACTGGCCGCCGATGCGGTTCACCCGTCCGGCGACGGGCTACGACGTGACGACCGTCGACCCGACCGATCCGGAGGTGACTGCACGGGGCGAGGCGGGGATCGAACTCCGCGACCGGTTCTGGCGGTCGTTTTTGAACCTCGACGTCCCGGATCCGGTGGGTACCGACCGCCGGGCAGCTGTCGACGGCGAAATCTCCATCTCGCCGCTGTCGGTGGGGCGCCCAGTCTCGACGGACATCGTCGGCGAGACGTTCGCGCTGGAGCGGGACGGTTCCGCCGCGAGCGATTAG
- a CDS encoding cupredoxin domain-containing protein has translation MKRRRFLAAAAVPTAAGLAGCSGVLGNEEYDVGMTATEFVPEELTVEVGTTVVWKNTSARAHTVTAYENLIPERAEYFASGGYDDEMTARQEWWDDYGGIMESGDTFSYTFEVPGEYGYVCVPHETGGMTGRVYVED, from the coding sequence ATGAAGCGGCGCCGGTTTCTCGCGGCCGCGGCGGTGCCGACGGCCGCGGGGCTCGCGGGCTGTTCGGGCGTGCTGGGGAACGAAGAGTACGACGTCGGGATGACCGCAACCGAGTTCGTCCCGGAGGAGCTGACCGTCGAGGTGGGGACGACCGTGGTGTGGAAAAACACGAGCGCCCGGGCTCACACCGTCACGGCCTACGAGAACCTCATCCCCGAGAGGGCGGAGTACTTCGCCAGCGGTGGCTACGACGACGAGATGACTGCTCGGCAGGAGTGGTGGGACGACTACGGCGGGATCATGGAGTCGGGCGACACCTTCTCGTACACCTTCGAGGTGCCGGGGGAATACGGCTACGTCTGTGTCCCCCACGAAACCGGGGGTATGACGGGCCGCGTTTACGTCGAAGACTGA
- a CDS encoding 30S ribosomal protein S3ae, with product MSERSVSKQKRGKRWYTVIAPEQFDRAEIGETIAEESDMIIGRTIETTLGDITDDAGANNTKLTFKITDVGSDSAYTEFVKHELTRDYLRSLVRRGASKIDASITVLTTDDYRLQVQPVAFTTKRADRSQEEAIRRIMIDQVESAAGDRTFAQYVDSVVEGRLSSAIYGDAKEIYPLRRVEIQKLTLEARPEEVAAEEEASVDVDAEDVAVDE from the coding sequence ATGAGTGAACGATCAGTAAGCAAGCAGAAACGAGGCAAGCGGTGGTACACCGTGATCGCGCCCGAGCAGTTCGACCGGGCGGAGATCGGCGAAACCATCGCGGAGGAATCGGACATGATCATCGGACGAACCATCGAGACGACGCTCGGCGACATCACCGACGACGCCGGCGCGAACAACACGAAGCTGACGTTCAAGATCACGGACGTCGGCTCCGACTCGGCGTACACGGAGTTCGTCAAACACGAACTCACGCGGGACTACCTGCGGTCGCTCGTCCGTCGTGGCGCCTCGAAGATCGACGCGTCGATCACGGTGCTCACGACCGACGACTACCGGCTACAGGTCCAGCCGGTCGCGTTCACGACCAAGCGCGCGGATCGCTCCCAGGAGGAGGCGATCCGCCGGATCATGATCGATCAGGTCGAGTCGGCCGCCGGAGACCGCACCTTCGCACAGTACGTCGACAGCGTCGTCGAGGGGCGGCTCTCCTCGGCGATCTACGGCGACGCAAAGGAGATCTATCCGCTTCGCCGGGTCGAGATCCAGAAGCTCACCCTCGAGGCGCGTCCCGAGGAAGTCGCCGCAGAGGAGGAAGCTTCCGTCGATGTCGACGCCGAAGACGTCGCAGTCGACGAGTAA
- a CDS encoding KEOPS complex subunit Pcc1, producing MTRNTADTDTDVDSDTDWDRGDHGRFARIETAHDDPAVVAAAIAPDNTADVDTKGVESDGVVRTRIRRETTGGLQSTVDDYVVNVIVAEQVSGIASTDRIRHETDANDTHHE from the coding sequence ATGACCCGAAACACCGCCGACACCGACACCGACGTCGATTCCGACACCGACTGGGACCGCGGGGACCACGGCCGGTTCGCGCGGATCGAGACAGCACACGACGATCCGGCGGTGGTCGCGGCCGCGATCGCGCCGGACAACACCGCCGACGTCGACACCAAAGGGGTCGAATCCGACGGCGTGGTCCGGACACGCATCCGGCGGGAGACGACAGGCGGGCTCCAGTCGACGGTGGACGACTACGTGGTCAACGTGATCGTCGCAGAGCAGGTTTCAGGAATCGCATCGACCGACCGAATACGACACGAAACAGACGCAAACGACACACATCATGAGTGA
- a CDS encoding exonuclease RecJ — protein MSETDAVDPSADAKSVAATVREASFLTLLPVRSGDAIAAAGLLADAARATGIPFQVRSIDDPDGLLSAGLPNDGPDDRTLVVGCQSTIADASLAGIATTADGKPASAAAYRTALELGGDPDPVLALAGAVAAGTVPGDVGTAAILDRAEERDRLERRPGVGLPVRELADGLAHSVRFLAPFSGDTDLAGDALDRWGLAADADATTLATDRKERVASLLAIEVATADGAIPEAATAIEAVLRPYATDGPFATLSGYAEVLDVLASERPGTAIALALDRQGPEGPNHSVELRESALETWRDHARRTHRAIDSATTGRYDGSLLARVDADPEVLSTIARLLCDYRSPEPVVVVIQQGTDGSGGAAAGATRDPGTSGTALEEAFSEAAAEFDGTGSGTTASATARFDGDPTEFAAAVRGRL, from the coding sequence ATGTCCGAAACCGACGCCGTCGATCCGTCCGCCGACGCGAAAAGCGTCGCCGCTACCGTCCGGGAGGCGTCGTTCCTGACGCTGCTTCCCGTCCGTTCCGGCGACGCGATCGCCGCCGCGGGCCTCCTCGCGGACGCCGCGCGGGCGACCGGGATCCCGTTCCAGGTCAGGTCGATCGACGACCCGGACGGCCTGCTTTCGGCGGGACTTCCGAACGACGGCCCGGACGATCGGACGCTCGTGGTGGGATGCCAGTCGACGATCGCGGACGCCTCTCTCGCCGGAATAGCGACGACAGCCGACGGCAAACCCGCCAGCGCAGCCGCATACCGGACGGCGCTGGAACTCGGGGGTGACCCCGATCCGGTGCTCGCACTCGCGGGCGCGGTCGCCGCGGGGACCGTTCCCGGCGACGTCGGCACCGCGGCGATCCTCGATCGCGCGGAGGAACGCGACCGCCTCGAACGGCGACCCGGCGTCGGTCTTCCAGTCCGGGAACTCGCCGACGGGCTCGCACACTCCGTGCGGTTTCTCGCCCCGTTCTCGGGAGACACCGATCTGGCCGGAGACGCCCTCGATCGGTGGGGCCTCGCGGCGGACGCCGACGCGACGACGCTGGCGACCGACCGAAAGGAACGGGTCGCCTCCTTGCTCGCGATCGAGGTCGCGACCGCCGACGGGGCGATCCCGGAGGCTGCGACCGCCATCGAGGCCGTGTTGCGGCCGTACGCGACCGACGGGCCGTTCGCGACGCTTTCGGGCTACGCCGAGGTACTCGACGTACTGGCCAGCGAACGGCCGGGGACCGCGATCGCGCTCGCCCTCGACCGACAGGGCCCGGAGGGGCCGAACCACTCAGTCGAACTCCGCGAGAGCGCCCTCGAGACGTGGCGCGACCACGCCCGACGGACACACCGGGCGATCGATTCGGCGACCACCGGGCGATACGACGGCTCGCTGCTCGCCCGCGTCGACGCCGATCCCGAAGTGTTGTCGACGATCGCCCGGCTGCTTTGCGACTATCGGTCGCCGGAGCCGGTTGTGGTCGTGATCCAGCAGGGTACGGACGGCTCCGGCGGGGCGGCTGCCGGGGCGACCCGAGATCCCGGGACATCCGGGACGGCGCTCGAGGAGGCATTCTCGGAGGCGGCCGCCGAGTTCGACGGTACCGGTTCGGGAACGACCGCGAGCGCGACCGCAAGGTTCGACGGCGATCCGACCGAGTTCGCGGCCGCCGTCAGAGGGCGATTATGA
- a CDS encoding 30S ribosomal protein S15 has product MARMHTRRRGSSGSDRPVADDPPEWSDVEPDAIEERVLELADQGYDPSQIGMKLRDEGVKGVPVPDVKLATGKKLTEILEENDADPEFPEDLRNLMERAVRLRKHMQENPQDHSNKRALQNTEAKIRRLANYYRGDKLDDDFKYKHENAVEMLEE; this is encoded by the coding sequence ATGGCACGAATGCACACACGCCGACGCGGCTCGTCCGGTTCGGACAGGCCCGTCGCAGACGACCCACCGGAGTGGAGCGACGTCGAACCAGACGCCATCGAAGAGCGCGTCCTCGAACTCGCAGACCAGGGGTACGACCCCAGTCAGATCGGCATGAAACTGCGCGACGAGGGTGTCAAAGGCGTCCCGGTCCCCGACGTGAAGCTCGCGACCGGGAAGAAGCTCACCGAGATCCTCGAGGAGAACGACGCCGATCCGGAGTTCCCCGAGGACCTCCGGAACCTGATGGAACGCGCCGTCCGCCTTCGAAAGCACATGCAGGAGAACCCGCAGGACCACAGCAACAAACGGGCGCTCCAGAACACCGAGGCGAAGATCCGTCGCCTGGCCAACTACTACCGCGGCGACAAGCTCGACGACGACTTCAAGTACAAACACGAGAACGCTGTCGAGATGCTCGAAGAGTAG
- a CDS encoding cold-shock protein, which translates to MANGKVDFFNDTGGYGFISTDDGDLDDDEDVFFHMEDVGGEDLTEGTEVEFDIESSPKGPRAANVVRQ; encoded by the coding sequence ATGGCAAACGGTAAGGTTGATTTCTTCAACGACACTGGCGGCTACGGTTTCATCTCGACTGACGACGGCGACCTCGACGACGACGAAGACGTTTTCTTCCACATGGAGGATGTCGGCGGCGAAGACCTCACGGAAGGTACTGAGGTCGAGTTCGACATCGAGTCCTCGCCCAAGGGGCCTCGTGCGGCGAACGTCGTCCGACAGTAA